CAGCAGATGTAGATCTGATCACTACGGGTTCGCAGACGAGGTTGAGCGATGCGCACTCAACCATAGCGTTAAGAGCGGCGTGACCCACTTCATTATGCACATACATAATACCCCGTTCACCATACTTCGAGGTAGTTCTAGGGTAGACTGCGCATATAAGAAGGTATAGGGAGTATTCATCGGGCACAAAGCCCATTATCTTCGAAACTTCAGCGAAATAGTCTCCGCTTTTGAATAGGGTTAACCTTTCGCCTACAGGGTCGTAGTGGTAGACACCTTCGCTTAAACCATCAACACCTTCAGCGTCGACAACTACGTAAACTTCAAGCGGATACAACCCGCCTGCTGAAGGTGCTGATCTTAGCGGATATATCCACCCAGAATCCCTCTTTGTTACGCCTTGGGTAGCCCACAGAATCCTACCTAACTCACCTAAGCTGAGCTTTTTGCGCTTCGGTGTTCGGATAGAATCGACTCTTTCGAGGGCTTTGGTGAGGCTTAGATTGCCCGATACTAAGTTAGAGAGTGGTATGCTCAAATTCGGTCACCGACTGGTATTATGTAGAGGGGTGTCTTTGCTGTTTTGAAGATCTCCTTTACTCTATCGTCATAGAAGGCGCCTATGACCACACATCCAAGCCCCAGCCCTACAGCCGCCAGATACACCTTCTCACCCAAGATACCAGCACACAGATGAGGCAGCTCAACAACACCTTCTCGCAGCACACCACGCTCAAGATCAGAGAAGAGAATGATGTTAAAGCAGGCTTCCTCAACCCACACTTGATTTACTGCTGCTGAAGCGAGCTCCTTAAGGAAACTTCCTTCACGAAGCATCTTGAGGGCGTGCTCATCTCTAAGATAGAGGTAGATGCCTGCTGGAACACCCTCAACCTTACCCTCACCCACAGCAACATATACATCGATCTCATTTAGCGCTGCTTCGAGAGCGCCGTAGCCATTTCCGGCTCTGCCGAGTGAGTGAGAGAGCAGCTGGCTGAACCTAGTAAGATCTATTGGATGCCTATACTCCCGAATAGAGCGCCTCCTCTGAATCGCCTCTTCTACAGGCATAGAGATCTTAGGGGGCTCAGGAAGCTCTACAACCCCGCCAACAAACCCCTCCTTCCTCTGAGGTGTGAATATGAGTAGCGTGGAGAACGCCACTATAATAGAGGAGGCTAACAGCAATATACCCTTGATGAAGCGCCTCCTCCCAACCATCTAATTAGAAACCGAGCCCTCTGCTAAATAAATTTAGCAAGCAAAGTAGAGTGCGTTTACAATAAGGTTTGTCAAATGGTCTACTGAAGAATGCTACGATGAGCGTAGTCAGCTTTAAAGTTAGTAAAGAGATTAAAAAGAAGATGGAGAAGTTCAAATATAAGGTCAAATGGGCTGAGGAACTCAGAAAGTTTGTAGAAGAGAGGACACG
This genomic stretch from Nitrososphaerota archaeon harbors:
- a CDS encoding SagB/ThcOx family dehydrogenase: MSIPLSNLVSGNLSLTKALERVDSIRTPKRKKLSLGELGRILWATQGVTKRDSGWIYPLRSAPSAGGLYPLEVYVVVDAEGVDGLSEGVYHYDPVGERLTLFKSGDYFAEVSKIMGFVPDEYSLYLLICAVYPRTTSKYGERGIMYVHNEVGHAALNAMVECASLNLVCEPVVIRSTSAVKATLGLYEEPLLLLKVSGAV
- a CDS encoding SagB/ThcOx family dehydrogenase, coding for MVGRRRFIKGILLLASSIIVAFSTLLIFTPQRKEGFVGGVVELPEPPKISMPVEEAIQRRRSIREYRHPIDLTRFSQLLSHSLGRAGNGYGALEAALNEIDVYVAVGEGKVEGVPAGIYLYLRDEHALKMLREGSFLKELASAAVNQVWVEEACFNIILFSDLERGVLREGVVELPHLCAGILGEKVYLAAVGLGLGCVVIGAFYDDRVKEIFKTAKTPLYIIPVGDRI